From the genome of Longispora fulva:
CCCGCCGGGCAGGTGTTCACCGAGATCGAGGCCCCGCGCGGCACGCTCGGGGTGCACGCGGTGTCCAGCGGTGGGACCCGGCCGTACCGGGTGCACTTCCGGGAGCCGAGCTTCATCAACCTGCAGGCGATCCCGGCCATGGCCGAGGGCGGACTGCTGGCAGACGTAATCGCAGGCGGGGCCAGCTTGGACCCCGTGATGGGTGGGTGTGACCGCTAATGGCTTTCTCCGAAGAGACCTTCGTCCGGGCGAAGGAGATCATCGCCCGGTACCCGGAGGGGCACTCCCGGTCGGCTCTCCTGCCACTGCTGCACCTGGTGCAGGCCGAGGACGGCTACATCACGCCTGAGGGGATCGGCTTCTGCGCCGACCAGCTCGGCATCACCAAGGCGCAGGTCAACGCCGTGGCGACGTTCTACACGATGTACAAGCGCAAGCCCACGGGCGACTGGCTGGTCAGCGTGTGCACGAACACCATGTGCGACCGGATGGGTGGCCAGAAGGCCTACGAGGCGCTGAGCGAGTACCTGGGTGTCGGGCACGAGGAGACCACCTCCGACGGCAAGATCACCCTGGAGCACGCCGAGTGCCTGGCCGCCTGCGACTACGCGCCGGTGATGACGGTCAACTACGACTTCTTCGACGGTACCCAGGCCGCCGACGCCCTGGAGATCGTCAAGCAGCTCCAGAACGGCGAGACCCCGGTCCCCTCGCGGGCGCCGCGGCTCTGCTCGTTCCGCGAGATCCAGCTCCAGCTGGCCGGCTTCCCCGACGAGCGGCCCGGCGCGGTCGCCGAGGGCGTGGCGGGCGACCCCACCCTGGCCGGCGCGAGGCTCGCGGCGGACAACGGCGTCGCGGTGCCCGGGTTCGACCCGAACACCCCGATCGCGCGTAAGGAGGCAAGCGCATGAGCGGCCCGATCCACAAGCTCACCCCGGTGCTGACCAAGCGCTGGCTGTCGCCGGACGCCTGGAAGCTCGCCACCTACGAGCGGCTCGACGGGTACGCCGCGCTGCGCAAGGCCCTCAAGGCCGAGCCCGACGACCTGATCCAGCTCGTCAAGGACTCCGGCCTGCGCGGCCGGGGCGGCGCGGGCTTCCCGACCGGCATGAAGTGGGGCTTCATCCCGCAGGGTGACGGCAAGCCGCACTACCTCGTGGTCAACGCCGACGAGGGCGAGCCGGGCACCTGCAAGGACCTGCCGCTCATGTCGCACGACCCTCACTCGCTCATCGAGGGCGTGATCATCTCCTCGTACGCGATCCGGGCCAACTTCGCCGCGATCTACATCCGGGGCGAGGCCGTGCACGCCGCGCGCCGGCTGCGGGCCGCCGTGCAGGAGGCGTACACCCGGGGCTACCTGGGGCGGAACATCCTCGGCTCGGGGTACAACCTGGACCTGGTGATCCACTCGGGTGCCGGCGCGTACATCTGCGGCGAGGAGACGGCGCTGCTCGACTCGCTCGAGGGCTTCCGTGGCCAGCCCCGGCTGCGCCCGCCGTTCCCGGCGACCCACGGCCTCTACTCGAAGCCCACGGTCATCAACAACGTCGGCACCATCGCCAGCGTGCCCTACATCGTGCTGGGCGGCGCGGACTGGTGGAAGTCGATGGGCACGGAGAAGTCCTCCGGCCCGATGATCTACTCGCTGTCGGGCCGGATCAAGAACCCGGGCCAGTACGAGTGCGGGATGGGCATCACCCTCCGCGAGCTGATCGAGCTGGCCGGTGGCATGCAGGACGGCCACGAGCTGCGGTTCTGGACCCCGGGCGGGTCCTCGACGCCGCTGCTCACCGCCGAGCACCTGGACATGCCGCTGGACTTCGAGGGCGTGGGCGCGCAGGGCTCGATGCTCGGCACCACGGCCACCCAGTTGTTCAGCCAGCAGGACTGCCCGGTGTACGCGACGTACCGGTGGATCAAGTTCTACGCCCACGAGTCGTGCGGCAAGTGCACCCCGTGCCGCGAGGGCAACTACTGGATGATCCAGATCCTGCACCGCATTCTGGCCGGTCAGGGCGTCAAGAAGGACCTCGACACCCTGCTCGACGCGTGTGACAACCTGCTGGGCCGGTCGTTCTGCGGCCTGGGCGACGGCGCGACCAGCTCGGTCACGTCCTCGATCAAGTGGTTCGAGCAGGACTACCTCGACTACATCGAGGGTCGCAAGGCCCCGATGCTGAAGCCCGAGCTGGTGGGGGCGCACTGATGACGGACAAGGTCACCCTGACGATCGACGGGATCGAGGTCAGCGTCCCCAAGGGCACGCTGGTCATCCGGGCCGCCGAGCAGTTGGGCATCGACATCCCCCGGTTCTGCGACCACCCGCTGCTCGAGCCGGCCGGTGCCTGTCGGCAGTGTCTGGTCGACGTGGAGGGCCAGCGCAAGCCGGTCGCCTCGTGCACCCAGACCTGCGCCGACGGCATGGTCGTCAAGACCCAGCACACCTCGCAGGTCGCCGAGAAGGCCCAGGCCGGGATCATGGAGTTCCTGCTCCTGAACCACCCGCTGGACTGCCCGGTCTGCGACAAGGGCGGCGAGTGCCCCCTGCAGAACCAGGCGATGACGGCCGGCGCGCCCGAAGCCCGGTTCCACGAGGTCAAGCGGGAGTTCCGCAAGCCGCTGCCGATCTCGTCCCAGGTGCTGCTGGACCGCGAGCGCTGCATCCTCTGCCAGCGCTGCACCCGGTTCTCCGAGGAGATCGCCGGCGACCCGTTCATCGACCTGATGGAGCGCGGGGCGTCCGAGCAGATCGGCGTCGCCGAGGGCGAGCCGTTCAACTCCTACTTCTCCGGCAACACGGTGCAGATCTGCCCGGTGGGCGCGCTGACCGGTGCGCAGTACCGGTTCCGGGCCCGACCGTTCGACCTGGTCTCCACGCCGAGCGCCTGCGAGCACTGCGCCGCCGGCTGCGACCTGCGCACCGACTCGCGGCGGGGCAAGGTCATGCGCCGCCTCGCCGGGGACGACACGCAGGTCAACGAGGAGTGGAGCTGCGACAAGGGGCGCTGGGGCTTCCAGTACGTCAACGCCTTCGACCGGCTGACCGACCCGCTGATCCGCGACAAGGAGACCGGCCAGTTCCGCAAGGCCTCGTGGTCCGAGGCGCTGCGGTACGCGGCGGAGGGCCTTCGCGGCAAGAAGGCCGGCGTGCTCACCGGTGGCCGGCTGACCGTCGAGGACGCCTACGCGTACGCGAAGTTCGCCCGGGTCGCCCTCGGCACCAACGACATCGACTTCCGGGCCCGCCCGCACTCGACCGAGGAGGCCGAGTTCCTGGCCGCGGCGGTCGCGGCGGAGGGTTCCGCGAGCTACCTGGACATCGAGGCCGCCCCGGCGGTCGTCCTCGCAGGCCTGGAGCCGGAGGAGGAGTGCCCGATCCTGTTCCTGCGCCTGCGCAAGTCGTCGGTGAAGAACGGCGTGAAGGTGTTCTCCGTCCAGCCGTTCGCGACCGGGTCGGTCACGAAGACCAACGGCACGCTGATCCCGGCGGCCCCGGGCACCGAGGCCGAGGTCCTCGACGCCCTGATCGGCGACGTGCCGATCGACGGGGCCACCCCGGCGGTCGAGGCCGCGCGGCTCGCGCTCAACGAGCCGGGCGCGATCCTGCTGGTCGGCGAGCGCCTCGCCACGGTGCCGGGCGCGCTCAGCGCCGCGGTCGCCCTGGCTGAGGCCACCGGGGCGAAGCTCGCGTGGGTGCCGCGCCGGGCCGGTGACCGGGGCGCGATCGACGCCGGTTGCCTGCCGAACCTGCTCCCGGGTGGCCGCGTCGTGGACGACCTGTCCGCCCGCGCCCAGCTGGCCGAGCGGTGGGGCGTCGACTCCCTGCCGTCCACCCCGGGCCGCGACACGGCGGGCATCCTCGCCGCCGCCGCGTCCGGGGACGTCGAGGCGCTGGTCGTCGCGGGTGTCGACCCGCACGACCTGGCCGACGTCCGGGCCGCGGAGGCCGCGCTGGACGGCGTCGGGTTCCTGATCTCCCTCGAACTGCGGATGAGCGCGGTGGCCCGCCGGGCCGACGTGGTCTTCCCTGTCGCGGCGACCGTCGAGAAGGCCGGCTCCTTCCTGAACTGGGAGGGCCGGGTCCGCACGTTCGACCAGGTCCTGAGCCCCGGCACGATGCCCGACGCGCGGGTGTTGTCCGCGATCGCCGCCGAGCTGGGCGTGACCCTGGGCGGGGAGGTGGCCGCGCTGCGCAAGGAGCTGGGTCAGCTGCCGGCCGTCACGACCCGCCCGTCGGCCCCCCGGGTCCGCCCGGAGGAGCCGTTGTCCCCGGGACGCGGCCAGGCGGTGCTCGCCAGCTGGCGGATGCTGATCGACCTGGGCTCGATGACCGACGGCGACGACCACCTCGGCGGTACGGCGCGCACGCCCGTCGTCCGGCTCTCGCAGGCCACCGCGGACGCCATCGGGGCGACCGAGTCGGTGACCGTGGGTACGGGCACCGGAGCGATCACGCTGCCGCTGCAGGTCACGCACATGCCGGACCACGTGGTCTGGGTGCCGACGAACTCGCCCGGCTCGACGGTGCACCGCACGCTGGGCACCGTCGCCGGTGACGTGGTCAACATCAGTGCTGGAGGGGTGCAGTGAGCCTCGCTGACAGTCCGACGCTCGATCAGTTCGGCCACGACGTGTGGTGGATCATCCTGATCAAGGTCGTCGGCATCTTCGCCTTCCTGGTCGTGATGACGCTCTTCACGATCTGGTACGAGCGCAAGGTCGTCGGCCGGATGCAGCACCGGCCCGGCCCCAACCGGGTCGGTCCGGTCGGCTTGTTGCAGTCCCTCGCGGACGGCCTCAAGCTGGCGTTCAAGGAAGACATCATGCCGAAGCTGGCCGACAAGGCGGTGTTCTTCATCGCCCCGGTCATCTCGACGGTGTGCGCCTTCACCGCCTTCGCGATCATCCCGCTCGGCCCGAACGTGAGCATGTTCGGTCACAGGACGGCACTGCAGCTCACCGACCTCCCGGTCGCGGTGCTGCTCGTGCTCGCGTGCTCCGGTCTGGGCATCTACGGGATCGTGCTGGGCGGTTGGGCCTCCGGCTCGACGTACCCGCTGCTGGGTGGTCTGCGGTCCGCCGCGCAGATGATCTCCTACGAGGTCGCGATGGGGCTGTCCATCGTGGCCGTCTTCATGACCGCCGGCTCGATGTCGACGAGCGAGATCGTGGCCGCGCAGGCCGACGGCCGCCAGCAGCACCTCTTCGGCCAGGACGTCACCCTGCCCGGCTGGTACGCGATCCTGCTGCTGCCGAGCTTCCTGATCTACTTCATCTCGGCGGTCGGCGAGACCAACCGGGCGCCGTTCGACCTGCCCGAGGCGGAGTCGGAGCTGGTCGGTGGGTTCCACACGGAGTACAGCTCGCTGAAGTTCGCGCTGTTCTTCCTCGCCGAGTACATCAACATGGTGACCGTGTCGGGCCTGTGCACGACGTTGTTCCTCGGCGGTTGGCGGGCCCCGGCCCCGATCACGTCGTTCTGGGCGGGCGCGAACAGCGGCTGGTACCCGATGATCTGGTTCACGGTCAAGGTGCTGATCCTGCTGTTCGTCTTCGTCTGGCTGCGGGGCACGCTGCCGCGCCTGCGGTACGACCAGTTCATGCGCTTCGGCTGGAAGGTCCTGGTCCCGGTCAACCTGGTCTGGATCCTCCTGGTCGCCGGCGTGCGGGTGGCCCCGAAGGCCGACCGTTCGGTGCAGATCGCGATCTGGACCGGATTCGCCGTGCTGTTCGCGGTGATCATCCTGTTCTGGCCGAAGAAGCAGCCGACGGCGCCGGCCCGGGCGGCCGACGAGAAGCGCCCAGCCGGCAGCTTCCCGATGCCGCCGATGGATCTCGTGGTCCCGCCGAGCCCCCGGCTCAAGCGCGTGGCCGTCGAACATGCCGCCGCCAGCGGCGAGCAGGGAGAGTAACGGTGTTCGAGTCTGTCAAGGGCTTCGGCGTCACCTTCGCGCACATGTTCAAGAAGGTCGTGACCGAGGAGTACCCGGAGTACCGCAAGCCGACCGCGCCGCGCTACCACGGCCGCCACATCCTCAACCGTCACCCGGACGGGCTGGAGAAGTGCGTCGGCTGCGAGCTGTGCGCGTGGGCGTGCCCGGCCGACGCGATCTACGTCGAGGGCGCGGACAACTCCGACGGCGAGCGCTACTCGCCCGGTGAGCGCTACGCCGGCGTGTACCAGATCAACTACGCCCGCTGCATCTTCTGCGGGCTGTGCATCGAGGCCTGCCCGACGCGTTCGTTGACGATGAGCAACGAGTACGAGCTGGCCAGCGACTCCCGCAAGGACCTGATCTTCACGAAGGAGCAGCTCCTCGCGCCGCTGCTGCCGGGCATGGAGCAGCCGCCGCACCCGATGCGGCTCGGCGAGTCGGAGAAGGACTACTACGTGGGCGCGCTGACCAACCCCGGCACCAGTGCCGGGGCGGAGCGGGTCAAGCCCGGGGGTGTGGCATGAACACGGCGGTAGAGACGCTGCCGGCGGCTTCGGCGGGCGCCTGGATCGTCTGGGGCATCCTCGCCCTGGTGGCGGTCGCGGGTGGCATCGGCATGGTGCTGGCGAAGAACGCCGTGCACTCGGCCCTGTTCCTGGTCTGCACGATGCTCACCCTGGGTGTCTTCTACATCATCCAGGCCGGCCCGTTCATCGGCATGGTGCAGATCATCGTCTACACCGGCGCGATCATGATGCTGTTCCTGTTCGTGCTGATGCTGATCGGCCGGGACTCCTCGGACTCGCTGATCGAGACCCTGCGCGGCCAGCGCACCGCGGCCCTGCTGTTGGGCCTCGGGTTCGCCGGGCTGCTCGTGACCGGTCTGGTCCGCGGGCTCGGCAGCACGAAGGCCACCGGACTGGCGCAGGCCAACGCCGACGGCAACACCCAGGGCATCGCGAAGGTGCTGTTCACCTCGTACGTCTTCGCGTTCGAGGTCTCCAGCGCCCTGCTGATCACCGCGGCGGTCGGCGCGATGCTGCTGGCCCACGTCGAGAAGACCAAGGCCGAGAAGGTCACCCAGCGCGACCTGATGCACGCCCGGTTCGCGCCCGGCAACTACCCGGCCCCCAAGCCGGGCCCGGGCGTGTTCGCCGCGACGAACTCCGTCGCCGCCCCCGGGCTGCTGCCCGACGGCACGGTGGCCGGCCGGAGCCTGACAGCGCTCGTGCCGACCCGGGAGCTCACCGCGGCCGAGGCCCAGCCGAAGGGGACGGAGAAGTAATGGAGAACATCGACCCGAGCGCGTACATCGGGCTCTCCGCACTGCTCTTCACGATCGGCGCGGTGGGCGTCCTCATCCGCCGGAACGCGATCGTGGTGTTCATGTGCGTCGAGCTGATGCTGAACGCCGCGAACCTCGCCCTGGTCACGTTCAGCCGGATGAACGGCAACCTGGACGGGCAGATCATCGCGTTCTTCGTGATGGTCGTGGCCGCCGCCGAGGTCGTCATCGGCCTGGCGATCATCATGTCTATCTTCCGGACCCGCCGCTCGGCCTCGGTCGACGACGCCAACCTGCTGAAGTACTAAGAGGTACCGGTGGAAAAGACTGTGCACTTCGCCGACGCGACCGGGATGTTGACCAACATCTGGCTGCTCGTCGCGATCCCGCTCGTCAGCTCGGCTGTGCTCTTCCTGCTCGGCAAGCGTGCCGACAAGTGGGGTCACTGGCTGGGCGTCGCGAGCGTCGCGGCTTCCTTCGTTCTCGGGGTGATCTTCTTCTTCCAGCTCAAGGGGCTGGACGAGGGAGCCCGCTCGGCCCAGGTGAAACTCTTCGAGTTCATCCCGGTCGGCGGGCTGAAGATCGACTTCGGGCTGCTCTTCGACCCGCTGGCGGCCGTCTTCGTGCTGCTGATCACGGGTGTGGGTTCGCTGATCCACCTGTACGCGACGGGCTACATGGCCCACGACCCGGGACGTCGGCGGTTCTTCGCCTTCTTCAACCTGTTCGTGGCCGCGATGCTGCTGCTGGTGCTCGGCAACAACTACGTGATGCTGTACTTCGGCTGGGAGGGCGTCGGTCTCGCCTCGTACCTGCTGATCTCGTTCTTCTTCGACAAGCCCAGCGCGGCGACGGCCGGCAAGAAGGCCTTCCTGATGAACCGGGTGGGTGACGCCGGGTTCGCGATCGCGCTGTTCCTGATGTTCCAGCAGCTCGGCACCGTCAACTACGAGGGCGTCTTCAACGGCGTCACCGGGCTGTCGAAGACCGTGGTCCTGATGATGGGCCTGCTGCTGCTGATCGGGGCGTGCGGCAAGTCCGGCCAGTTCCCGCTGCAGGCGTGGTTGCCCGACGCGATGGAGGGCCCGACCCCGGTGTCGGCGCTCATCCACGCGGCGACGATGGTCACCGCCGGCGTCTACCTGATCGCCCGCTCCAACGCCGTGTTCAGCGCGAACGCGACGCTGCAGACGGTCGTGGTGAGCGTCGGGGCCCTGACCCTGCTGATCGGGTGCGTGATCGGCTGCGCGAAGGACGACATCAAGCGGGTGCTCGCGTACTCGACCGTCTCCCAGATCGGCTACATGTTCCTGGGCGTCGGGCTGGGCGGAGCCGCGTACGCGCTGGCCATCATCCACCTGCTCGCCCACGGCTTCTTCAAGGCCGGCATGTTCCTCGGGGCCGGCTCGGTCATGCACGGCATGCAGGACCAGGTGGACATCCGCCGGTTCGGCGGGCTGTGGAAGTACATGAAGATCACCTGGGCCACCTTCGGGCTCGGCTACCTGGCGATCATCGGCATCCCGCCGCTGTCGGGCTTCTTCTCCAAGGACCCGATCATCGAGTCGGCGTTCAACCGCCCCGGCTGGACGGGCTGGCTGTTCGGCGGCGCGGCCCTGCTGGGCGCGGGTCTGACGGCGTTCTACATGACCCGGCTGTTCGTGCTCACGTTCCACGGTCCGAAGCGCTGGACCGACGGGCAGCACCCGCACGAGTCGCCGGCCGTGATGACGATCCCGCTGATCCTGCTGGCGGTCGGCTCGGTCGCCGCGGGTTGGCTCATGTCGACCTCGGTCGTCGACTGGCTGAAGCCGGTCCTCGGCGGGGAAGAGGTCCACGAGGTCGAGAAGATGCCCGCCTGGGTGGTCACGACCCTGGTCCTCGCGGTGGTGGTTCTCGGCGGCGGCCTCGCCTACGCGCTGTTCCGCAAGGGCACCGCCCTCGAGGAGGAGCCGGCCGGTCCGGTCGTCACCGCCGCACGCAACAACCTCTACGCCGACACGTTCAACGAGTTGGTGTTCGAGCTTCCCGGTAAGTACCTGACCCGGGCGCTGGTGTACTTCGACAACAAGGGCGTCGACGGCCTCGTCAACGGACTCGCGGCCATGGTCGGGGGCGGCTCCGGCCGACTCCGCCGGACGCAGACCGGTTTCGTGCGCACGTACGCCCTGTCCATGCTGGGAGGTGCGCTGCTCGTGGTAGCCGCGCTGATGGCGGTGACGCTCGGATGAGCAACTTTCCGTACCTGAGTCTGCTCGTCGGGCTGCCCCTGGTGGGCTCCGCGGTGCTGGCGTTCCTGCCCCGGAGTCAGGGGGCGCTGGCCAAGAAGCTCGCGCTCGTCTGGACCCTGGTGACGCTCGGCCTGACGGTGGCCCTCTGGGTCGCCTTCAAGGCCAACGGGGCCCGGTTCCAGCTCAAGGAGTCCTACGCCTGGATCCCGCAGTGGGACGTCCACTTCTCGTTCTTCGTGGACGGCATCGCCCTGGTCATGATCGCGCTGATCGGCGTGCTCGTCCCGCTGGTCGTCGTGGCCAGCTGGAAGACCGTGGAGAAGCTGGACGGCAAGCGGAGCGTTCCGGCGTACTTCGCCCTCCTCCTCGCCCTGCAGGGCCTGATGACCGGCGCGTTCGCGTCGAGTGACGTCCTGCTGTTCTACGTGTTCTTCGAGGCCATGCTGGTCCCGATGTACTTCCTGATCGGCTCGTACGGGGAGACCCCGCGTCGGCAGTACGCCGCCGTGAAGTTCTTCCTCTACTCGCTGGTCGGCGGCCTGTTCATGCTCGCGGCCGTGATCGGCCTGTGGGTGTACGGCGGGCACACGTTCAACTGGGAGACCCTCCAGCAGGCCGACTTCAACACGATGGCCGAGCGCTGGATGTTCCTCGGGTTCTTCATCGCGTTCGCGATCAAGGCGCCGTTCTTCCCGTTCCACACCTGGCTGCCCGACGCCGGTGGCGCGGCCCCGGCCCCGGCCGCCGCGCTGCTCGTCGCGGTCATGGACAAGGTGGGCACGTTCGGCATCCTGCGGTACTGCCTGTCGCTGTTCCCGAACGCCTCGAAGTACTTCGCGCCCCTGGCCATCGCGCTGTCGCTTGTCGGCATCATCTACGCGGCGCTGCTCGCCGTGGGCCAGGACAACCTGAAGCGCCTCGTGGCGTACACGTCGGTGGCGCACTTCGGTTTCATCGGCATCGGGATCTTCGCGTTCACCACCCAGTCGGGTACGGGCGCGGTGCTCTACATGCTCAACCACGGTCTCGCGACCGGCCTGCTGTTCCTGGTCGTCGGCTTCCTGGTCGCCCGGCGCGGCAGCGCGTCGATCAAGGACTTCGGCGGCGCGGGCAAGTTGGTGCCGATCCTCGCCGGGGTGTTCTTCCTCGCCGGTCTGGCCTCGCTGGCCCTGCCGGGCACCAGCCCGTTCGTGTCCGAGTTCCTGGTGCTGATCGGCGTGTTCTCGGTCTACAAGACCGTCGCCGTGATCGCCACGCTCGGCATTGTGCTGGCCGCCGGGTACGTCCTGTGGATGTACCAGCGGACCATGCAGGGCACCCTGAACCCGGCCCTGAAGGAGGTGCCGGCGATGAACAAGGACATCAAGGTCCGCGAGCTCGTCGTCGTCGCCCCGCTGATCGCGTTGATCCTGCTGCTCGGCTTCTACCCGAAGCCGGTCATCGACGTGATCAACCCGGCCGTCAAGGCCACGCTCATCCAGGATCTCGGGAAGAGCGACCCGGCTCCGATCTCGACGGAGGCAAAGAAGTGACGTTCCAGTTGCCGCACCTCGACTACCTGGCGCTGGCGCCGATGCTGGTCCTGTTCGGGGCGGCGTGCGCGAGCATCCTGGTCGAGGCAGCAGTGCCGCGCGACTGGCGCTTCCGGGTGCAGGTTCCGCTGACGCTGATCTCGCTGATCGTGGCCGGGGGCTTCCTGGTCAAGCTGGCGACGAAGTACGCCGACGACGACGGGGTCATCCAGCAGGGCACGCTCACGGCGGGCAAGGCCGTGGCGATCGACGGCCCGGCGCTGTTCCTGCAGGGCGCGCTCGTCGTGCTCGGCATCATCGCCGTGCTGCTGATCTCCGAGCGCAGGCTGGAGACCGGGGGCGCGTTCGTGGCCCAGGCCGCCGTGACGGCCGGCTCGCAGGCCGACCGCCGGCAGGCCAAGACCGGCGGCGCCACCGAGGTGTACGCCATGGTGCTGTTCGCCCTGGCCGGCATGCTGCTGTTCTGTGCCGCCAACGACCTGCTGACCATGTTCGTGGCGCTCGAGGTGTTCTCGCTGCCGCTGTACCTGCTCTGCGCTCTGGCCCGCCGTCGCCGGCTGCTCAGCCAGGAGGCGTCGCTCAAGTACTTCCTGCTGGGCGCCTTCGCCTCGGCGTTCTTCCTGTACGGCGTCGCCATGATCTACGGTTTCGCCGGCCGGATCGACTTCGCGAGCATCCACCAGGCGGTGGTCACCTCGGAGCGGAGCAAGACGCTGCTGGTGATCGGCCTGGCGATGCTGGCCATCGGGCTGCTGTTCAAGATCGCGGCTGTCCCGTTCCACGTGTGGACCCCGGACGTCTACCAGGGCGCCCCGACCCCGGTCACCGCCTTCATGGCCGCGTGCACCAAGGTCGCGGCGTTCGGTGGCCTGATCCGGGTGCTGTACGTGGCGTTCGAGCGGTCGAGCTGGGACTTCCGGCCCGTCCTCGGCGCGGTCGCGGCCCTCACCATGATCATCGGTGCGGTGCTCGCGGTCACCCAGACGGACATCAAGCGCCTGCTGGCCTACTCCTCGATCGCCAACGCCGGTTACCTGCTGACCGGCGCGCTGGCGATGAACTCGGACGGCCTGCGGTACACGATGTTCTACCTGGTCGCCTACGGCTTCACCGTGCTCGCCGCGTTCGGGATCATCACCCTGGTCCGCGACGCCGACGGCGAGGCCACCCACCTGTCCCGGTGGGCCGGGCTGGGCCGGCGCTCGCCGCTGGTCGCCGCGGTGTTCACGTTCCTGATGCTCGCGTTCGCCGGTATCCCCCTGACCAGCGGTTTCACCGCCAAGTTCGGGGTCTTCGCGGCGGCCGTCGGCGGGAACATGACCTGGCTGGTGATCGTCGGCGTGGTCAGCAGCATGATCCTCGCGTTCCCGTACCTGCGGGTCGTCGTGCTCATGTGGCTGTCCGAAGCGGGCGAGGACACCCCGACCGTATCCATTCCGGGCATGTTCACCTCGATCGCCGTCGCGTTCGGTGTGATCCTGACCCTCGTACTCGGCGTGGTCCCGCAGGCGGCTCTCCAGCTCGCCATCAACGC
Proteins encoded in this window:
- a CDS encoding NADH-quinone oxidoreductase subunit M, whose protein sequence is MSNFPYLSLLVGLPLVGSAVLAFLPRSQGALAKKLALVWTLVTLGLTVALWVAFKANGARFQLKESYAWIPQWDVHFSFFVDGIALVMIALIGVLVPLVVVASWKTVEKLDGKRSVPAYFALLLALQGLMTGAFASSDVLLFYVFFEAMLVPMYFLIGSYGETPRRQYAAVKFFLYSLVGGLFMLAAVIGLWVYGGHTFNWETLQQADFNTMAERWMFLGFFIAFAIKAPFFPFHTWLPDAGGAAPAPAAALLVAVMDKVGTFGILRYCLSLFPNASKYFAPLAIALSLVGIIYAALLAVGQDNLKRLVAYTSVAHFGFIGIGIFAFTTQSGTGAVLYMLNHGLATGLLFLVVGFLVARRGSASIKDFGGAGKLVPILAGVFFLAGLASLALPGTSPFVSEFLVLIGVFSVYKTVAVIATLGIVLAAGYVLWMYQRTMQGTLNPALKEVPAMNKDIKVRELVVVAPLIALILLLGFYPKPVIDVINPAVKATLIQDLGKSDPAPISTEAKK
- the nuoN gene encoding NADH-quinone oxidoreductase subunit NuoN encodes the protein MLVLFGAACASILVEAAVPRDWRFRVQVPLTLISLIVAGGFLVKLATKYADDDGVIQQGTLTAGKAVAIDGPALFLQGALVVLGIIAVLLISERRLETGGAFVAQAAVTAGSQADRRQAKTGGATEVYAMVLFALAGMLLFCAANDLLTMFVALEVFSLPLYLLCALARRRRLLSQEASLKYFLLGAFASAFFLYGVAMIYGFAGRIDFASIHQAVVTSERSKTLLVIGLAMLAIGLLFKIAAVPFHVWTPDVYQGAPTPVTAFMAACTKVAAFGGLIRVLYVAFERSSWDFRPVLGAVAALTMIIGAVLAVTQTDIKRLLAYSSIANAGYLLTGALAMNSDGLRYTMFYLVAYGFTVLAAFGIITLVRDADGEATHLSRWAGLGRRSPLVAAVFTFLMLAFAGIPLTSGFTAKFGVFAAAVGGNMTWLVIVGVVSSMILAFPYLRVVVLMWLSEAGEDTPTVSIPGMFTSIAVAFGVILTLVLGVVPQAALQLAINAGTFLR